From a single Pelobacter seleniigenes DSM 18267 genomic region:
- the pnp gene encoding polyribonucleotide nucleotidyltransferase yields the protein MAYQKVEVEFNGQPLTIETGKVARQADGAVIVTYGETKVLCTVVSAKTMREGQDFFPLTVNYSEKFYASGKIPGSFFRRERGATERETLICRLIDRPMRPLFPKGYMFETQLMPTVISADLVNDPDTLSMVAASAAVSVSDIPFDGPIAAVRVGRVEGQLIANPTLEQMEQSDVEIVIAGSRDAVMMVEGEAKFLTETEMLDAIFFGHEALQPLITIQEELAKLVGKEKRAFQPPQKDEELVAKVTELAEAKVVEAVKIRSKQERYAALADNRAAIQEQLAEQYEGRADEIAAALGAVEKMVVRRMVTRDRIRIDGRDMETIRPITCEVGVLPRAHGSALFTRGETQALVTTTLGTAVDEQRMDNIQGMEFKKFMLHYNFPPFCVGETSMRLFPGRREIGHGMLAERSAAQVLPKHEDFPYTIRIVSDILESNGSSSMASVCGASLSLMDAGVPIKEPLAGIAMGLIKEGDDIAVLSDILGDEDHLGDMDFKVTGSANGVTALQMDIKISGVTKEIMQKALEQARAGRIHILGEMAKALATPRGELSKYAPQITSIKVKPDQVRTVIGSGGKNVRGIIDATGCAIDIQDDGTINIASADGLAAKKAIKMIRDLTQEAEVDKLYMGTVKKIMEFGAFVEIFPGTDGLVHVSELANERVRNVTDVLNEGDQVLVKCIGVDRQGKIKLSRKAALGLELPEE from the coding sequence ATGGCCTATCAAAAGGTTGAAGTAGAATTCAATGGTCAGCCCCTGACTATTGAAACTGGAAAAGTTGCCCGTCAAGCTGACGGTGCTGTCATTGTTACCTATGGCGAAACCAAAGTTCTCTGTACGGTCGTTTCCGCCAAAACCATGCGTGAAGGTCAGGATTTCTTTCCGCTGACCGTTAATTATTCTGAAAAATTCTATGCCAGCGGTAAAATTCCAGGTTCGTTCTTCCGCCGCGAGCGCGGAGCGACCGAGCGAGAAACCCTGATCTGCCGCCTCATCGACCGTCCCATGCGGCCGTTGTTCCCAAAAGGGTATATGTTTGAAACCCAATTGATGCCGACGGTTATTTCTGCCGACCTGGTCAATGATCCCGATACCCTCTCCATGGTCGCTGCTTCAGCTGCCGTCAGTGTTTCGGACATTCCTTTTGATGGCCCCATTGCCGCAGTTCGGGTTGGTCGGGTCGAAGGACAGCTTATTGCCAATCCGACCCTTGAGCAAATGGAACAAAGCGATGTCGAAATCGTTATCGCCGGTTCTCGTGATGCGGTCATGATGGTTGAAGGTGAAGCTAAATTCCTCACCGAAACCGAAATGCTGGATGCAATTTTCTTCGGTCATGAAGCACTGCAGCCGCTGATCACCATTCAGGAAGAGCTAGCCAAGCTGGTCGGCAAGGAAAAACGCGCTTTCCAACCGCCGCAGAAGGATGAGGAGCTGGTCGCCAAGGTTACCGAACTGGCCGAAGCCAAAGTCGTTGAAGCGGTCAAAATCCGGAGCAAACAGGAGCGTTATGCCGCCCTGGCCGATAATCGTGCTGCCATTCAGGAACAACTGGCTGAACAGTATGAAGGACGCGCTGATGAAATCGCCGCCGCCCTCGGCGCGGTTGAAAAAATGGTGGTCAGGAGAATGGTAACCCGTGACCGGATCCGCATTGACGGCCGGGACATGGAAACCATCCGCCCGATCACCTGCGAAGTCGGTGTTCTGCCGCGGGCCCATGGCAGCGCTCTGTTTACCCGTGGCGAAACCCAGGCCCTGGTAACCACCACTCTGGGAACCGCCGTTGATGAGCAACGGATGGACAACATCCAGGGCATGGAATTCAAAAAATTCATGCTGCACTATAACTTTCCGCCGTTCTGTGTCGGTGAAACCAGCATGCGGTTGTTCCCCGGCCGTCGTGAAATCGGCCACGGTATGCTCGCCGAACGTAGTGCCGCCCAGGTGCTTCCCAAACATGAAGACTTTCCCTACACCATCCGGATCGTCTCCGATATTCTCGAGTCTAATGGATCTTCGTCCATGGCTTCCGTTTGCGGCGCTTCGTTGTCTTTGATGGATGCCGGGGTTCCGATCAAGGAGCCTCTCGCAGGTATCGCTATGGGACTGATTAAAGAAGGTGATGATATCGCTGTTCTTTCCGATATCCTTGGTGATGAAGATCATCTTGGGGATATGGATTTCAAAGTCACCGGTTCCGCAAACGGCGTGACCGCACTGCAGATGGATATCAAGATTTCCGGCGTAACCAAGGAAATCATGCAAAAAGCTTTGGAGCAGGCTCGGGCCGGCCGGATTCACATCCTCGGTGAAATGGCCAAAGCTCTGGCAACTCCGCGTGGCGAATTGTCCAAATATGCACCGCAGATTACCAGTATCAAGGTCAAGCCCGACCAGGTCAGGACTGTTATCGGTTCCGGCGGGAAGAATGTGCGCGGCATCATCGATGCGACTGGTTGCGCCATCGATATCCAGGATGACGGCACCATCAATATTGCCTCTGCTGATGGCCTTGCTGCCAAGAAAGCCATCAAGATGATTCGTGACCTGACTCAGGAAGCTGAAGTCGACAAACTCTACATGGGTACCGTCAAAAAGATCATGGAGTTTGGTGCCTTTGTGGAAA